From the Kitasatospora viridis genome, one window contains:
- the dxs gene encoding 1-deoxy-D-xylulose-5-phosphate synthase, with protein sequence MSLLTRIRGPRDLDRLTPGQLAALAEEIRGFLIEEVAKTGGHLGPNLGVVELTIALHRVFDSPRERILFDTGHQSYVHKLLTGRQDFSRLKMKGGLSGYPSRAESEHDVIENSHASTVLGYADGIAKANQLLGRKDCPVVAVTGDGALTGGMAWEALNNIAEGEDRPVVIVVNDNERSYSPTIGGLANHLATLRTTQGYERFLTWGKDALQRTPVIGEGLAGALHGAKKGLKDFIAPQGMFEDLGLKYVGPIDGHDIGAVESALRKARGFGGPVIVHVITEKGRGYHAALNNEEDRFHAVGVIHPDTGLPVKSSGKDWTSVFGEEMVELGNEREDIVAITAAMLHPVGLAPFAKAFPKRTFDVGIAEQHAAVSAAGLATAGLHPVVAVYATFLNRAFDQVLMDVALHKLGVTFVLDRAGVTGTDGASHNGMWDMSILQVVPGLRLAAPRDADQLRAQLREAVEVEDAPTVVRFSKGAVGPAVAALGRIGGMDVLHGSAEALAEGERRADVLIVSVGALAPLCLEAAALLDAQGITATVVDPRWVKPVDAALPGLAAEHRVVVTVEDNGRAGGVGSAVAQALRDAEVDLPVRDFGIPQEFLDHAKREEILAEIGLTAPDIARQVTALVSRLDAAQPVEA encoded by the coding sequence GTGTCCTTGCTGACCCGCATTCGGGGGCCGCGCGATCTCGACCGGCTCACCCCGGGGCAGCTGGCTGCCCTCGCCGAGGAGATCCGGGGCTTCCTGATCGAGGAGGTCGCCAAGACCGGCGGACACCTGGGCCCCAACCTCGGCGTGGTCGAGCTGACCATCGCGCTGCACCGGGTCTTCGACTCGCCGCGCGAGCGGATCCTCTTCGACACCGGCCACCAGTCCTACGTGCACAAGCTGCTGACGGGTCGTCAGGACTTCAGTCGGCTGAAGATGAAGGGCGGCCTGTCCGGCTACCCGTCCCGGGCCGAGTCCGAGCACGACGTGATCGAGAACTCGCACGCCTCCACCGTGCTCGGCTACGCCGACGGCATCGCCAAGGCCAACCAGCTGCTCGGCCGCAAGGACTGCCCGGTGGTCGCGGTCACCGGCGACGGCGCGCTCACCGGCGGCATGGCCTGGGAGGCGCTGAACAACATCGCCGAGGGCGAGGACCGCCCCGTGGTGATCGTCGTCAACGACAACGAGCGCTCCTACTCGCCCACCATCGGCGGCCTGGCCAACCACCTCGCCACGCTGCGCACCACCCAGGGCTACGAGCGCTTCCTCACCTGGGGCAAGGACGCGCTGCAGCGCACCCCGGTGATCGGCGAGGGCCTGGCCGGCGCGCTGCACGGCGCCAAGAAGGGCCTGAAGGACTTCATCGCCCCGCAGGGCATGTTCGAGGACCTGGGCCTGAAGTACGTCGGCCCGATCGACGGCCACGACATCGGCGCCGTGGAGTCCGCGCTGCGCAAGGCCCGCGGCTTCGGCGGCCCGGTGATCGTGCACGTCATCACCGAGAAGGGCCGCGGCTACCACGCGGCGCTCAACAACGAGGAGGACCGCTTCCACGCGGTCGGCGTGATCCACCCGGACACCGGCCTGCCGGTGAAGAGCTCGGGCAAGGACTGGACCTCGGTGTTCGGCGAGGAGATGGTCGAGCTCGGCAACGAGCGCGAGGACATCGTGGCGATCACCGCCGCGATGCTGCACCCGGTGGGCCTGGCCCCGTTCGCCAAGGCCTTCCCGAAGCGCACCTTCGACGTGGGCATCGCCGAGCAGCACGCCGCGGTCTCGGCCGCCGGCCTGGCCACCGCCGGCCTGCACCCGGTCGTCGCGGTCTACGCGACCTTCCTCAACCGGGCCTTCGACCAGGTCCTGATGGACGTGGCGCTGCACAAGCTCGGCGTCACCTTCGTGCTCGACCGGGCCGGCGTGACCGGCACCGACGGCGCCTCGCACAACGGCATGTGGGACATGTCGATCCTGCAGGTGGTCCCCGGGCTGCGGCTGGCCGCCCCGCGCGACGCCGACCAGCTGCGGGCCCAGCTGCGCGAGGCCGTCGAGGTCGAGGACGCGCCCACCGTGGTCCGGTTCTCCAAGGGCGCGGTCGGCCCGGCGGTGGCCGCCCTCGGCCGGATCGGCGGGATGGACGTGCTGCACGGCTCGGCCGAGGCCCTCGCCGAGGGCGAGCGGCGGGCCGACGTGCTGATCGTCTCGGTCGGTGCGCTGGCCCCGCTCTGCCTGGAGGCGGCCGCACTGCTGGACGCCCAGGGGATCACCGCGACCGTGGTGGACCCGCGCTGGGTCAAGCCGGTGGACGCCGCGCTGCCCGGCCTCGCGGCCGAGCACCGGGTGGTCGTCACGGTCGAGGACAACGGGCGGGCCGGCGGCGTCGGTTCGGCCGTCGCGCAGGCGCTGCGCGACGCCGAGGTCGACCTGCCGGTGCGCGACTTCGGCATCCCGCAGGAGTTCCTGGACCACGCCAAGCGCGAGGAGATCCTCGCCGAGATCGGCCTGACCGCCCCGGACATCGCCCGCCAGGTCACCGCGCTGGTCTCCCGGCTGGACGCCGCGCAGCCCGTCGAGGCCTGA
- a CDS encoding sugar ABC transporter permease, with protein MTTESTPAPAVDPRLLVREQGLAGYLGEFRRKLRSGDLGSVPVVLGLVLIAAIFQGITGKFLTAGNISNITLYIAGPGLISVGIVFVLLLGEIDLSLGSVAGVSAAVSAVLSVQHGVNEVLAAVLAVLAALVIGALHGFFFAKIGVPAFVVTLAGLLGWSGLQGWVMGNTGTLNNPPNGFIAHLDNYFFDDVAAAYGLAAVAVAGYFVAAFLGARSRRAAGLAAKPLSEVLLRTALLAVLAFVAAYTLNQDRGLPLALVVFLGVVVVTDFVLRRTSYGRKVFAVGGGVEAARRAGINVAWVRISVFMISAGLAAVGGLFIASQSGFADKQLGSGNVLMNSIAAAVIGGTSLFGGRGKTWSALLGMLVIQSIVTGLDLQGISQSIQYMITGAVLLAAVVLDSVSRRTQKSAGRG; from the coding sequence ACCACGGAGTCCACTCCCGCGCCCGCCGTCGACCCGCGCCTGCTGGTCCGCGAGCAGGGCCTCGCCGGCTACCTCGGCGAGTTCCGCCGCAAGCTGCGCAGCGGCGACCTCGGCTCGGTCCCCGTGGTGCTCGGGCTGGTCCTCATCGCCGCCATCTTCCAGGGCATCACCGGCAAGTTCCTGACCGCCGGCAACATCTCCAACATCACCCTCTACATCGCCGGGCCCGGCCTGATCTCGGTCGGCATCGTCTTCGTGCTGCTGCTCGGCGAGATCGACCTCTCGCTCGGCTCGGTGGCCGGCGTCTCGGCCGCGGTGTCGGCGGTGCTCTCCGTGCAGCACGGCGTCAACGAGGTGCTGGCCGCGGTCCTCGCGGTGCTCGCGGCGCTGGTGATCGGCGCACTGCACGGCTTCTTCTTCGCCAAGATCGGCGTGCCGGCCTTCGTGGTCACGCTGGCCGGCCTGCTCGGCTGGAGCGGCCTGCAGGGCTGGGTGATGGGCAACACCGGCACCCTGAACAACCCGCCGAACGGCTTCATCGCCCACCTGGACAACTACTTCTTCGACGACGTCGCGGCCGCCTACGGCCTGGCCGCCGTCGCGGTGGCCGGCTACTTCGTCGCCGCCTTCCTCGGCGCCCGCAGCCGCCGCGCGGCCGGCCTGGCCGCCAAGCCGCTCAGCGAGGTGCTGCTGCGCACCGCGCTGCTCGCGGTGCTGGCCTTCGTCGCCGCCTACACCCTCAACCAGGACCGCGGCCTGCCGCTGGCGCTGGTGGTCTTCCTCGGTGTGGTGGTGGTCACCGACTTCGTGCTGCGGCGCACCTCCTACGGCCGCAAGGTGTTCGCGGTCGGCGGCGGCGTCGAGGCGGCCCGCCGGGCCGGCATCAACGTGGCCTGGGTGCGGATCTCGGTCTTCATGATCTCGGCCGGCCTGGCCGCGGTCGGCGGCCTGTTCATCGCCTCCCAGTCCGGCTTCGCCGACAAGCAGCTGGGCAGCGGCAACGTGCTGATGAACTCGATCGCCGCGGCCGTGATCGGCGGCACCAGCCTGTTCGGCGGGCGCGGCAAGACCTGGTCGGCGCTGCTCGGCATGCTGGTGATCCAGTCCATCGTCACCGGCCTCGACCTGCAGGGCATCAGCCAGTCGATCCAGTACATGATCACCGGTGCGGTGCTGCTCGCCGCGGTGGTCCTGGACTCGGTCTCCCGCCGCACCCAGAAGTCCGCCGGCCGGGGCTGA